A genome region from Dolichospermum compactum NIES-806 includes the following:
- a CDS encoding serine/threonine protein kinase produces MQSWTPNTPLQNGQYIIKRAIGGGGFGETYLAEDTEENRLVVIKTLNREQREKPDFAEIQKKFRKEALDLSKCYHPHIVQVYDNFPEDGLWAIVMEHIDGDDLAAYVENYTAENGYLSETEALRYIDQIGQALECVHERKLLHRDVKPNNILLRRESKEAVLIDFGLAREFQPGKIRSMTAMITQGYAPIEQYERRGDFGYYTDVYALAATLYPTFRTPNCHRSKKPLK; encoded by the coding sequence ATGCAATCTTGGACACCTAACACCCCACTACAGAACGGGCAGTATATCATTAAAAGAGCGATCGGTGGCGGTGGCTTTGGTGAAACCTATTTAGCAGAAGATACAGAAGAAAACAGGTTAGTCGTAATTAAAACCCTTAACCGCGAACAACGAGAAAAACCCGACTTTGCGGAAATACAAAAGAAGTTTAGAAAAGAAGCCTTAGATTTATCAAAATGCTATCATCCCCATATTGTCCAAGTTTACGACAATTTTCCTGAAGATGGACTTTGGGCTATTGTGATGGAACACATTGACGGGGATGATTTAGCAGCTTATGTGGAAAACTACACGGCTGAAAATGGTTACTTGTCAGAAACCGAAGCTTTGCGCTACATTGACCAAATCGGACAAGCTTTAGAATGTGTTCATGAACGGAAACTTTTACACAGAGATGTAAAACCCAATAATATTTTGTTGCGACGGGAAAGCAAGGAAGCAGTATTAATTGATTTTGGGTTAGCGCGGGAATTTCAACCAGGAAAAATCAGAAGCATGACAGCGATGATAACCCAAGGTTATGCACCTATAGAACAATATGAACGGCGTGGAGATTTTGGTTATTATACAGATGTTTATGCTTTAGCTGCGACATTATATCCCACATTCCGCACCCCAAACTGTCACAGATCAAAAAAGCCCTTAAAGTAG
- a CDS encoding heavy metal translocating P-type ATPase: MNTLSLKLKGMSCASCANNVEQAILAVAGVIDCHVNFGAEQVTINYEPKKTNLAKIQAAIADAGYSSFQLDVEGEDTAATASKLAAEQELILKLRTGVVISIILFFGSLPMMTGLHLPFVPKFLHHPWLQLALTTPVEFWCGGSFFRNAWKSLKRRNATMDTLIALGTGTAYFYSLFVTLFPDLFISQGLEIHVYYEVAAMVVTLILLGRFLEHRARGKTSEAIHKLMGMQPKTARVMRDGLEMDVPIDEVIVNDLILVRPGEKIPVDGKVVDGNSTVDEAMVTGESVAVKKQPGDEVIGATINKTGSFKFQATRVGKDTFLAQIVKLVQEAQGSKAPIQRLADQVTGWFVPTVIVIAVITFIIWFNITGNFTLAMMTMVGVLIIACPCALGLATPTSVMVGTGKGAENGILIKSAESLELAHKINTIVLDKTGTLTQGKPTVTDFVTIKGTADGNELQLLKLAASVEQNSEHPLGEAVVKYTINQAVSLADVKNFSAIVGSGVQGIVYEQLVQFGTQRWLTELGIDTDILEPHQTTWESEGKTVIWLAVNGNLEAIMAIADALKPSSLTAVKALQKLGLEVVMLTGDNQQTAQTIANQVGITQVFAQVRPDQKAAMIKLLQQRKVGNKSQIVAMVGDGINDAPALAQADVGIAIGTGTDVAIAASDITLISGDLQAIVTAIQLSRATINNIRQNLFFAFIYNIIGIPIAAGILYPFFGWLLNPIIAGAAMAFSSVSVVSNALRLRNFQPGVR; the protein is encoded by the coding sequence ATGAATACTCTGAGTCTTAAACTGAAAGGTATGAGTTGCGCGTCCTGCGCTAATAATGTTGAACAGGCAATTTTAGCTGTTGCTGGAGTGATTGATTGTCATGTTAATTTTGGTGCAGAACAGGTAACTATTAATTATGAACCTAAAAAAACAAATTTAGCAAAAATCCAAGCTGCGATCGCAGATGCTGGTTATTCATCTTTTCAGTTAGATGTAGAAGGTGAAGATACGGCAGCAACAGCGAGTAAATTAGCAGCAGAACAGGAACTTATTCTCAAGTTAAGAACTGGGGTTGTAATTAGTATTATTCTGTTCTTTGGTTCTTTACCGATGATGACGGGATTACATTTACCTTTTGTCCCTAAATTTCTTCATCATCCTTGGTTGCAATTAGCATTGACAACACCTGTTGAGTTTTGGTGTGGGGGATCTTTTTTCCGCAATGCTTGGAAGTCTTTAAAACGCCGCAATGCGACAATGGATACTTTGATTGCTTTGGGAACGGGTACGGCTTATTTCTATTCTTTATTTGTGACGCTTTTTCCTGATTTATTTATTTCCCAAGGCTTAGAAATTCATGTTTATTATGAAGTTGCAGCGATGGTTGTAACTTTGATTTTGTTAGGACGATTTTTAGAACATCGTGCTAGGGGAAAAACTTCAGAAGCTATTCACAAATTGATGGGAATGCAACCCAAAACAGCTAGAGTCATGCGAGATGGTTTAGAAATGGATGTTCCCATTGATGAAGTAATAGTTAATGATCTAATTTTAGTTCGTCCTGGGGAGAAAATTCCCGTAGATGGGAAGGTGGTTGATGGTAATTCTACCGTAGATGAGGCAATGGTAACGGGTGAAAGTGTAGCGGTGAAAAAACAACCAGGAGATGAGGTAATTGGGGCAACAATTAATAAAACTGGTAGTTTTAAGTTTCAGGCAACACGAGTAGGTAAGGATACTTTTTTGGCGCAAATTGTCAAGTTAGTCCAAGAAGCACAAGGTTCAAAAGCACCAATTCAAAGGTTAGCAGATCAGGTGACTGGGTGGTTTGTGCCGACGGTAATTGTGATCGCAGTTATTACTTTTATCATCTGGTTTAATATCACAGGTAATTTTACTTTAGCAATGATGACAATGGTGGGAGTTTTAATTATTGCTTGTCCCTGTGCTTTGGGTTTAGCTACTCCTACTTCTGTGATGGTAGGAACTGGAAAAGGTGCAGAAAATGGGATTTTAATTAAAAGTGCTGAAAGTTTAGAATTAGCACATAAAATAAATACGATTGTTCTTGATAAAACTGGGACCTTAACTCAAGGTAAACCTACAGTTACAGATTTTGTGACTATTAAAGGTACAGCAGATGGGAATGAACTTCAGTTATTAAAATTAGCTGCCAGTGTAGAACAAAATTCTGAACATCCTTTAGGGGAAGCAGTGGTGAAATATACGATCAATCAAGCTGTGAGTTTAGCTGATGTCAAGAATTTTTCAGCTATTGTTGGTAGTGGTGTTCAAGGAATTGTATATGAGCAATTAGTACAATTTGGCACACAACGCTGGCTTACAGAATTAGGAATTGATACAGATATTTTAGAACCACATCAAACAACTTGGGAAAGTGAAGGAAAAACTGTAATTTGGTTAGCAGTAAATGGTAATTTGGAAGCAATTATGGCTATTGCTGATGCCCTTAAACCTTCATCATTAACAGCAGTTAAAGCTTTGCAAAAATTAGGTTTAGAAGTTGTAATGTTAACAGGTGATAATCAACAAACTGCCCAAACAATTGCTAATCAAGTTGGTATCACTCAAGTTTTTGCCCAAGTGCGTCCCGACCAAAAAGCCGCGATGATTAAATTATTACAGCAAAGGAAAGTAGGGAATAAATCTCAAATTGTGGCTATGGTAGGAGATGGAATTAATGATGCACCGGCATTAGCACAAGCAGATGTGGGAATTGCCATTGGGACAGGAACAGATGTGGCGATCGCTGCTAGTGATATTACTTTAATTTCTGGAGATCTACAAGCCATAGTGACAGCCATTCAACTCAGTCGCGCTACTATCAACAACATCCGCCAAAATCTCTTCTTTGCTTTTATTTATAATATCATTGGTATTCCCATTGCTGCGGGTATTCTCTATCCCTTCTTTGGTTGGTTACTTAACCCAATTATTGCCGGTGCAGCAATGGCATTTTCTTCAGTTTCTGTAGTCAGTAATGCTTTAAGATTGCGTAACTTTCAACCAGGAGTTAGGTGA
- a CDS encoding transporter substrate-binding domain-containing protein, with the protein MNKLHLVLSATIFLIFCLYFISGNLTASAATMAEIQQRGYLNMAVKDNLRPLGFRDNKGNLQGLEIDLAKRLASDLLGKADAVKLQPVANSDRLPLVFNQQVDLAIAGVTATESRSRIVSFSVPYYYDGAGIVTKNTAIQALKDVSKRKIAVLNHSSTIGYLKYFTLSAELVSVNSYAQGWEKIESNQVDGFAADISILSGWVQAHPQYRILPTKLSAEPLSVVMPKGLQYDELRRNVNEAIARYTVTGWLKERIEYWGL; encoded by the coding sequence ATGAATAAGTTACATCTGGTATTATCCGCTACCATCTTTTTAATTTTTTGTCTGTATTTTATAAGTGGGAACTTAACTGCATCTGCCGCGACAATGGCGGAAATTCAGCAACGAGGCTATTTAAATATGGCAGTTAAGGATAATCTCCGCCCTTTAGGTTTTAGGGATAATAAAGGCAATTTACAAGGGTTAGAAATTGATTTAGCTAAACGGTTAGCCAGTGATTTGTTGGGTAAAGCCGATGCTGTGAAATTGCAACCTGTAGCTAATAGCGATCGCTTACCATTAGTATTTAATCAGCAAGTTGATTTAGCGATCGCTGGAGTCACAGCCACAGAATCACGTTCTCGCATCGTTAGCTTCAGTGTTCCTTACTATTACGACGGCGCAGGAATAGTTACAAAAAATACAGCTATTCAAGCATTAAAAGATGTAAGCAAACGGAAAATAGCTGTTCTCAACCACTCCAGTACAATTGGATACTTAAAATATTTCACACTATCTGCCGAATTAGTTAGTGTAAATTCTTATGCTCAAGGGTGGGAAAAAATAGAAAGTAATCAGGTAGATGGTTTTGCAGCAGATATTAGTATTCTTAGTGGTTGGGTGCAAGCACATCCCCAATATCGCATACTGCCAACTAAATTATCAGCAGAACCGCTATCTGTAGTGATGCCAAAAGGATTGCAATACGATGAATTAAGACGTAACGTGAATGAAGCGATCGCTCGTTACACAGTTACAGGTTGGCTAAAAGAACGCATAGAATACTGGGGATTGTAA
- a CDS encoding GNAT family N-acetyltransferase, producing the protein MELMLFEISTQRLLLKPISMDYKADIFREFTEEVTTYLYSEPSKKLQNTENFINQSLLKIAKGEELVIVILKKDSQEFLGCSGIHKINSKYPRYGIWLKKSAYKHGYATETIVALNLWAEENLNYEYLRYALDKENTSSRRVAEKIGGKIGKEYDVITVSGKVLNLVEYRISKKQNVEFC; encoded by the coding sequence ATGGAACTTATGTTGTTCGAGATATCTACACAACGCCTATTATTAAAGCCCATATCAATGGACTATAAGGCGGATATTTTCAGAGAATTTACAGAGGAAGTAACAACTTATTTATATTCAGAACCATCGAAAAAACTTCAGAATACTGAAAATTTTATTAATCAATCTTTACTAAAGATAGCAAAAGGAGAAGAGTTAGTAATTGTGATTTTAAAGAAAGATTCTCAAGAGTTTTTAGGATGTAGTGGCATACATAAAATTAATAGTAAATATCCACGATATGGAATTTGGTTGAAAAAATCTGCATATAAACATGGTTACGCCACAGAAACAATTGTAGCTTTAAATTTATGGGCGGAAGAAAACTTAAATTATGAGTATCTTCGATATGCTTTAGATAAAGAAAATACCTCCAGCCGTAGAGTTGCAGAAAAAATCGGCGGTAAAATTGGTAAAGAATATGATGTAATTACCGTAAGTGGCAAAGTCTTGAATCTAGTGGAATATAGAATTAGCAAAAAACAAAATGTTGAATTTTGCTAA
- a CDS encoding tetratricopeptide repeat protein translates to MDSNLVIIYLSLFVGLLAFAGVSVFRQVFKTRKLESSLNKLKNKLTKEKGTAQEYYELASIYSEKKVFSQAIPLFQKSLKAAEEEGEESIAPIYNGLGYVYFAQEQYDLAIRQYKEAIKLNPDYVSALNNLGHAYEKKKLNAQALEMYEATLKLAPNNAVAKRRAESLRRLVAI, encoded by the coding sequence ATGGATAGCAATTTAGTCATCATTTATCTGTCACTTTTTGTTGGTTTACTTGCATTTGCCGGAGTGAGTGTTTTTCGTCAAGTATTCAAAACTCGAAAACTTGAAAGCTCCTTGAATAAGTTAAAAAACAAATTAACCAAAGAAAAAGGCACGGCTCAAGAATATTATGAATTAGCTAGTATCTATTCAGAAAAAAAAGTATTTAGTCAAGCCATACCCCTATTTCAAAAATCTCTCAAAGCAGCCGAAGAAGAGGGAGAAGAATCTATTGCTCCTATTTACAACGGATTAGGATATGTTTACTTTGCTCAAGAGCAATACGACTTAGCAATTCGTCAGTACAAAGAAGCCATAAAATTGAACCCAGACTATGTATCGGCTCTAAACAATCTCGGACACGCTTACGAAAAGAAAAAATTGAATGCTCAAGCTTTAGAAATGTATGAAGCAACACTCAAATTAGCACCCAATAACGCCGTTGCTAAACGTCGGGCTGAATCCTTACGTCGCTTAGTTGCTATATAA
- the rpmI gene encoding 50S ribosomal protein L35: MPKLKTRKAAAKRFRATGSGKIVRRKPFKNHLLEHKSSSKKSNMSKMAVVHERDEENVRLMLPYL, from the coding sequence ATGCCTAAACTAAAGACTCGCAAGGCTGCGGCGAAGAGATTCCGCGCCACCGGTAGCGGTAAAATTGTCCGCCGTAAACCTTTCAAAAACCATTTATTAGAGCATAAATCCTCTAGTAAAAAGAGCAATATGTCAAAAATGGCAGTTGTTCATGAACGGGACGAAGAGAACGTGCGTTTAATGCTTCCATATTTGTAA
- a CDS encoding aromatic ring-hydroxylating oxygenase subunit alpha: MNTNIDNLNSVRKPKIFNQSASFVEGWYWVLLSQSLLVGDVKAVTIFGKDLVVYRGKDRRAVILDAYCPHMGTSLAEGKIEGNELRCVLHRWKFDAEGICVDIPNLDEPVSLKAKTWPVAEQYGMIWVWTGETPQQSLPFVLDWENQDFDFSLGSQFSIDCHPHILLLQTIDTQQINLVNKLPLKMVLEKQELNQNAIIFSTITNINGKSFWLSLYRRLFKNSLNYSVCYWYGTTSIVSFTNESTQLHIIFTTRILPGGKTEGQTLLMSKKRKGMLGKLINKLMLWVGKTISDRLLKTNDRILQTIQFDLKTPLKADLSIIQFINHLERQKPLTWESWLLVRSREREEEVREEREKREKWRDELVND, translated from the coding sequence ATGAACACCAATATAGATAATCTCAACTCAGTTCGTAAACCTAAGATATTCAATCAATCAGCCAGTTTTGTTGAAGGTTGGTATTGGGTATTACTTTCTCAATCTTTACTGGTAGGTGATGTCAAAGCTGTGACAATTTTTGGTAAGGATTTAGTCGTATATCGTGGTAAAGATAGACGTGCAGTTATCCTAGATGCTTATTGTCCTCACATGGGTACAAGTTTAGCTGAAGGTAAAATAGAGGGTAATGAATTACGCTGTGTTTTACATCGGTGGAAATTTGATGCAGAAGGTATTTGTGTTGATATTCCTAATTTAGATGAACCTGTATCTCTGAAAGCCAAAACTTGGCCAGTAGCCGAACAATATGGGATGATTTGGGTTTGGACTGGGGAAACTCCACAACAATCTTTACCTTTTGTCTTAGATTGGGAAAACCAAGACTTTGATTTTTCTCTCGGTTCGCAATTTAGTATTGATTGTCATCCTCATATCTTACTTCTTCAAACTATTGATACTCAACAAATCAATCTAGTTAATAAATTACCATTAAAAATGGTTTTGGAGAAACAAGAACTCAATCAAAATGCGATTATTTTTAGCACTATTACAAATATTAATGGTAAGTCATTCTGGCTAAGTCTTTACCGGCGGTTGTTTAAAAATTCTCTTAATTACAGTGTTTGTTATTGGTATGGAACAACAAGTATTGTTTCCTTTACTAATGAGTCTACCCAGCTACATATAATATTTACAACTCGGATATTACCAGGGGGAAAAACTGAAGGTCAAACCCTATTAATGTCCAAAAAACGGAAAGGGATGTTAGGAAAGTTAATTAATAAATTGATGTTATGGGTAGGGAAAACAATTAGCGATCGCCTACTCAAAACCAATGATAGAATTTTACAAACCATCCAGTTTGATTTAAAAACTCCCCTGAAAGCAGATTTATCAATCATCCAATTTATTAACCATTTAGAACGACAAAAACCCCTAACATGGGAAAGTTGGTTATTAGTGCGATCGCGGGAACGAGAAGAAGAAGTGCGGGAAGAGAGAGAAAAACGCGAAAAATGGCGTGATGAATTAGTTAACGACTAA
- the rplT gene encoding 50S ribosomal protein L20, with amino-acid sequence MTRVKRGNVARKRRNKILKLAKGFRGSHSTLFRTANQQVMKALRSAYRDRKKKKRDFRRLWIARINAASRQHGLSYSRLIGNLKKANVELNRKMLAQLAILDPASFAKIAELANSVNG; translated from the coding sequence ATGACTCGGGTAAAACGCGGTAATGTAGCTCGTAAACGCCGCAATAAAATTCTCAAATTAGCTAAAGGTTTTCGTGGTTCTCACTCAACTTTGTTTAGAACCGCTAACCAACAAGTAATGAAGGCGCTTCGCAGTGCTTACCGCGATCGCAAAAAGAAGAAGCGTGATTTTCGCCGTCTGTGGATAGCGCGGATTAATGCAGCTTCTAGACAACATGGTTTAAGCTACAGCCGCTTAATTGGTAATTTGAAAAAGGCCAATGTGGAACTAAACCGCAAAATGTTGGCACAATTGGCAATTCTTGATCCTGCAAGCTTCGCTAAAATTGCGGAACTGGCTAACTCGGTTAACGGATAA
- the ispG gene encoding (E)-4-hydroxy-3-methylbut-2-enyl-diphosphate synthase, which produces MQTLPTLEITNTESSQPAFDTTIKRRKTRPVKVGDVTIGGGYPVVVQSMINEDTLDIDGSVAGIRRLHEIGCEIVRVTVPSLGHAKALAEIKQQLIKTYRDVPIVADVHHNGMKIALEVAKHIEKVRINPGLYVFEKPNTSRTEYTKAEFDEIGEKIRETLAPLVISLRDQGKAMRIGVNHGSLAERMLFTYGDTPEGMVESAIEFIRICESLDFHNVVISMKASRVPVMVAAYRLMAKRMDDLGMDYPLHLGVTEAGDGEYGRIKSTAGIATLLADGIGDTIRVSLTEAPEKEIPVCYSILQALGLRKTMVEYVACPSCGRTLFNLEEVLHVVREATKHLTGLDIAVMGCIVNGPGEMADADYGYVGKTPGYISLYRGREEIKKVPESQGVEELINLIKADGRWVEP; this is translated from the coding sequence ATGCAAACTCTGCCGACTTTGGAAATTACTAACACTGAATCTAGTCAACCCGCTTTTGATACCACTATCAAACGCCGTAAAACTCGCCCTGTAAAAGTGGGAGATGTCACCATTGGGGGTGGATACCCGGTGGTGGTACAGTCTATGATTAATGAAGATACTCTGGATATTGATGGTTCTGTCGCGGGTATTCGTCGTCTTCATGAAATAGGCTGCGAAATTGTTCGTGTCACTGTTCCTAGTCTCGGACACGCTAAAGCACTGGCGGAAATTAAACAACAATTAATCAAAACTTATCGGGATGTGCCAATTGTTGCTGATGTCCATCACAATGGTATGAAAATCGCCTTGGAAGTCGCCAAACATATTGAAAAAGTGCGAATTAATCCAGGTTTATATGTATTTGAAAAACCTAATACCAGTCGCACCGAATACACAAAAGCTGAATTTGACGAAATTGGCGAAAAGATCCGCGAAACCTTAGCGCCGCTGGTAATTTCCTTGCGTGATCAAGGTAAAGCTATGCGAATCGGTGTAAATCATGGTTCTTTGGCGGAAAGAATGCTATTTACCTATGGTGACACTCCCGAAGGTATGGTGGAATCTGCCATAGAATTTATTCGCATTTGTGAATCTTTGGATTTTCATAATGTGGTAATTTCTATGAAAGCCTCACGAGTGCCTGTTATGGTTGCTGCGTATCGTCTCATGGCTAAACGTATGGATGATTTGGGTATGGATTATCCTTTGCATCTGGGTGTGACGGAAGCAGGTGATGGTGAATATGGCAGAATTAAATCTACAGCGGGTATTGCCACATTATTAGCTGATGGTATTGGTGATACAATCCGCGTGTCTTTAACAGAAGCACCAGAAAAGGAAATTCCTGTTTGTTACAGCATTCTGCAAGCTTTAGGTTTGCGGAAAACAATGGTTGAGTATGTCGCTTGTCCTTCATGTGGACGGACTTTATTTAATTTGGAGGAAGTGCTGCACGTAGTTAGAGAAGCTACCAAGCATTTAACAGGTTTAGATATTGCTGTAATGGGTTGTATTGTGAATGGACCGGGAGAAATGGCTGATGCTGATTATGGTTATGTGGGCAAAACTCCCGGTTATATTTCTTTATATCGTGGTCGGGAAGAAATTAAAAAAGTCCCAGAATCACAAGGTGTGGAGGAATTAATTAATCTGATTAAAGCTGATGGACGTTGGGTAGAACCGTAA
- a CDS encoding IS1634 family transposase, which translates to MKLKPQEIEIQNIDHLGIVAGIIDSIGIVEIINELIGVEKDEKVNASQVVKAMIINGLGFVSKPLYMFPKYFETIACEHLIGTGVKPEYLNDDKLGRVMDKLFIKGLDTIFFIIAVKAAQKFGVSLSTSHLDSSSMHVHGQYNTSLPEVIFESQKVENSPELKELEVKSPKEITITYGYSRDHRPDLKQFIIEMICSGDGDIPIFLKLASGNQADSSCFGQIAVEYQQQLEVNSLIVADCALYTESNLKMMSDLRWLCRVPLSIKAAKSLISTIPESEFIDSTIPGYKLASKTENYAGIEQRWLVVQSQERRESDLRKLRQKITKAESKAVKDLKKLSQERFACEADAIKALSKLSKQFKYHQINEILVTQIKFKTKDSSEEISYQISATVSENESKINTELLSAGRFIIATNVLDSNELSNDSMLSEYKAQQSCERGFGFLKDPLFFADSIFLKSPERIESLGMIMGLCLLVYTLAQRHIRNALLESKSTIKNQLGKATNRPTLRWIFQCFQCINLVTLNQEKYISNWNKDRDFILSLLPNDCLRYYQLVT; encoded by the coding sequence GTGAAATTAAAACCTCAAGAAATAGAAATTCAGAACATAGACCATCTAGGGATAGTAGCAGGAATCATAGATTCAATCGGAATAGTAGAAATAATAAATGAATTAATAGGAGTCGAAAAAGACGAAAAAGTAAATGCAAGTCAAGTAGTAAAAGCCATGATAATAAACGGGTTAGGATTTGTCTCCAAACCGTTATATATGTTTCCTAAATATTTTGAAACAATCGCTTGTGAACATCTAATAGGAACAGGAGTAAAACCAGAATATCTCAACGACGATAAACTGGGGAGAGTCATGGATAAACTGTTTATAAAAGGCTTAGATACAATCTTTTTTATCATCGCAGTAAAAGCAGCCCAAAAATTTGGAGTATCACTATCAACATCACATCTAGACTCATCATCAATGCACGTGCATGGGCAATATAATACCAGCTTACCAGAAGTAATATTTGAAAGTCAAAAGGTAGAAAATAGTCCAGAATTAAAAGAATTAGAAGTAAAATCACCCAAAGAAATAACCATCACCTACGGTTATTCCCGTGACCACAGACCAGACTTAAAACAGTTCATTATAGAAATGATATGTTCAGGGGATGGAGACATCCCAATATTTTTAAAACTAGCATCGGGAAACCAAGCTGACTCATCATGTTTTGGTCAAATAGCAGTTGAGTATCAGCAACAATTAGAAGTTAACAGTCTCATCGTAGCAGACTGCGCCTTATATACAGAATCAAACCTGAAAATGATGTCAGATTTACGCTGGTTATGTCGAGTACCATTAAGTATCAAAGCAGCAAAATCATTAATCTCAACAATACCAGAATCAGAATTTATTGATAGTACAATACCAGGATATAAATTAGCATCAAAAACCGAAAATTATGCAGGGATAGAACAAAGATGGTTAGTAGTGCAAAGTCAAGAAAGAAGAGAATCAGACCTGCGTAAGCTCAGACAAAAAATTACCAAAGCAGAATCAAAAGCTGTGAAAGATTTGAAAAAGTTATCACAAGAGAGATTTGCTTGTGAGGCTGATGCTATCAAGGCATTATCAAAATTATCAAAACAATTCAAATATCATCAAATTAACGAAATTTTGGTTACTCAAATCAAATTTAAGACAAAAGATTCTTCAGAAGAAATATCTTACCAAATATCAGCTACAGTTTCCGAAAATGAAAGTAAAATTAATACAGAATTGCTGAGTGCAGGACGTTTTATTATTGCTACGAATGTTTTAGATTCAAATGAACTTAGCAATGATTCCATGCTGAGTGAATATAAAGCTCAACAGTCTTGTGAGCGGGGGTTCGGTTTTCTTAAAGACCCATTATTTTTTGCAGACAGTATTTTTCTCAAAAGTCCTGAGAGAATAGAGTCTCTGGGAATGATTATGGGTTTATGTCTACTGGTTTATACTTTGGCTCAACGGCACATTAGAAATGCTCTTTTGGAGTCTAAATCAACAATTAAAAATCAATTAGGCAAAGCAACTAATCGTCCTACTTTACGCTGGATTTTTCAATGCTTTCAGTGTATTAATTTGGTTACACTCAATCAGGAGAAATATATTTCTAATTGGAATAAGGACAGAGATTTTATCTTGAGTCTTCTACCAAATGATTGTTTACGTTACTATCAATTAGTCACCTAA
- a CDS encoding histone deacetylase family protein, whose protein sequence is MLQVIYSEEFLDHKTGIYHPEKPARLTAIVDALKTASFAEKITWKLPTPVLLKPSLMSWIENVHPTTYINKVKNIAASGGGYLDGDTPISPRSYDVALLAVSAWLDGVDIVLNTADKSFVLARPPGHHAVIDTGMGFCLFSNAAISAFYALQQPEIKRVAILDWDVHHGNGTEAIVETHSEIAYVSLHQYPAYPGTGKTSQQGSHHNVLNLPVPPGSDITIYQPLWERKILPFLTDFQPDLLIVSAGYDANANDPLAGVNLQPEDFGLFTEYCLGITQKIMFGLEGGYDLPSLAESVIATIQPCIG, encoded by the coding sequence ATGTTACAAGTTATTTATTCTGAAGAATTCTTAGATCACAAAACGGGAATCTATCACCCAGAAAAACCAGCCAGATTGACAGCGATAGTTGATGCTTTAAAAACTGCGAGTTTTGCAGAGAAAATTACCTGGAAACTACCTACACCAGTTCTATTAAAACCATCTTTAATGTCTTGGATAGAAAACGTTCATCCTACAACCTATATTAACAAAGTTAAAAATATCGCTGCCTCCGGTGGAGGTTATTTAGACGGAGATACTCCCATTTCTCCCCGCAGTTATGATGTGGCGTTATTGGCGGTTAGTGCTTGGTTAGATGGAGTTGATATAGTTCTTAATACAGCAGATAAATCTTTTGTATTAGCGCGTCCACCCGGACATCATGCAGTAATTGACACAGGCATGGGATTTTGTTTATTTTCTAACGCCGCTATATCAGCTTTTTATGCTTTACAACAACCTGAAATCAAGCGCGTTGCTATCTTAGATTGGGACGTACACCACGGAAATGGCACAGAAGCAATAGTAGAAACTCACTCAGAAATTGCTTATGTTTCTCTTCACCAATATCCAGCTTATCCTGGTACAGGGAAAACTTCTCAGCAAGGTTCACATCATAATGTGTTAAATCTACCTGTCCCTCCTGGTAGTGATATTACTATCTATCAACCCTTGTGGGAAAGGAAAATTCTCCCGTTTTTAACTGATTTTCAGCCAGATTTATTGATTGTGAGTGCTGGTTATGATGCTAATGCTAATGATCCTTTAGCTGGTGTGAATTTGCAACCAGAAGATTTTGGTTTATTTACAGAATACTGTTTAGGTATAACCCAAAAAATTATGTTTGGATTAGAAGGTGGTTATGATTTGCCAAGTCTTGCAGAATCAGTAATTGCTACTATTCAACCTTGCATAGGTTAG